The following proteins are encoded in a genomic region of Cricetulus griseus strain 17A/GY chromosome 7, alternate assembly CriGri-PICRH-1.0, whole genome shotgun sequence:
- the Gngt2 gene encoding guanine nucleotide-binding protein G(I)/G(S)/G(O) subunit gamma-T2, translating into MAQDLSEKELLRMEVEQLKKEMKNPRDPISKTGKEIKDYVEAQAGADPLLKGIPDDKNPFKEKATCVIS; encoded by the exons ATGGCCCAGGATCTGAGTGAGAAAGAGCTGCTGAGGATGGAGGTTGAGCAGctgaagaaggaaatgaagaaccCTCGTGATCCG ATTTCCAAGACAGGAAAGGAAATCAAGGATTATGTAGAGGCCCAAGCAGGGGCTGACCCTCTTCTCAAAGGCATTCCAGACGACAAGAATCCCTTCAAGGAGAAAGCCACTTGTGTGATAAGCTGA